AGTTTGTTTGCGTATCGGCAGGAGTAACGGCACACGAAACTACCGGAAAGGGAGTGCGGATTCTAAGCGACAAAACCGGGTTTGTCGAGCACGGTGGGGAATAAGGACAACTGCGAAGCTCACGTTATATATCTTCAGCAAATGTAACAAATTGAGGCGCTTGGCCATACGAATCTATGGCCGAATAATGCACAACGTGGCGAAGTGGCCAGTTGGTGCACGTTTGCAGGACAAAAGCTTACAAACAGAAAACCCAATTCTACAACAACGTAGTGAACGGAACAAGTAATGAGTGGGGAAACGCTGGATTTAAAACAATCGAAAGCGCTGGGCATTGCCATGTCTATACCGGTAGACCTGTCTATGCCTTGTTCTCGTGTATGCGCCGCCATTTTtctctgtactttttttttttttctcggaataATTTATGGCACAAGAAGAGACCGAATGAGCTCGGGCTTTTGAAAGAGCTGGACCGGTGTTAAGCCAGTAAGCGGGGTGAGACTTTCAGGGAGCGTGGGCCGGGCGCGCCCGTGACGCCGGCCCGCGGGCAGCCGGGAAACAGCGCTCGCGCGTAGATCGATGGGGGAGGGGGGATGGAATGGCGAAGAGCGCAGCGCCTAAGTTGCGGCCGCAATATTGCCAAGCGCTGAAACAGTGTATCCTCGGTATTGCACAAGGCCTGACCGAAAGACACAGCTGCACGGTTGCCCCTGGCAGCGAGCGGGACGCTGTCGCCTAGGCAACGCGCGCTCGGTGCGGAAATTCCGTCAGTGCGCGCGGCCGCGAGCGCCTTACGCTGACCCCGCGGGGCGCACGATAAGGGCCGGCCTTCACATTGGACACCCCTGGCGCGCGTCCGCAGCGATCAGCTATCGCCCCCTCTGGGGACCGCTGCAGCGGTGCACTTACCTGCAGCAGCTCTTTCGTACTCTGCGAACACACACAGTTAGCACACTATTGCTCTGGTGCCGAAAGCTGTCCTCGTGTCTCGCGCGCAACAGGAAGCACACCTACAGCAGCGAACAGATGGGCTCATCCAATTTCTGAGAAAGTTTTAGATATCTCAAATGAACAAATTACGGTACCACAAGAAACGTTTCCTGGCTTAGGAGGCATGCCAAAAAACTATACGAAGCAAGTATCACAGCAAAGGCTTATAATTCCCAAGCTACCACCTGACGTCATTTAAGAATTTTCAGTGAGCGAAGTGTACAGGAACTAGGGAGCTGCTGGTAAGCAACATGTGATGCCGTGCTGGTGTTGAGCCAATGGAGCGCGCGGGATCATCGAGGAGACGCGGCGGCAGGCCCTATAGAGCCTGCCACCGCGGCAAGCAGCTGGCGCGCGCCAGCAGGCGTCGTGTCTGGGGCACAGCGCCGCCGCTCGTTTGCCCTGAGGCCGGGGCTCCGAGCGGCGGGCGAGAGACACACACACCGGGGCCAGCGCTTCGATGAACGGAAAATGGACTTTAATATTGATATTGTTTTTCTTAAAAAAATAAACGGTGCAACAGTACTCAACGCAAGACGGAGGGGGCGGCAGTCTGAATGAAGGGGGTGGGGTACGCACTGGGGGTCCGCCGCGAGCCGGCGCCGGCGAGTCCAGGCCCGGGGGCCCCTTTGTACAGCTGACTAGACACGGGGCGGCCCGTGGGCGCCGCCTAGTAGCCCTGAAGCGAGCGCGCGATCTCGGAGTCGACGTTCTCCGGCGGCACGCCCACGTTGGTGAGCAGCGACTTGAGCACGGCCAACTCCTTGGTGAGCAGCTCGACCTTCTTGCGCAGCGAGTCGTTCTCGCGGTTCAGCTCGGACACCTTGCGCTCGGTGTCCCGGGAGCGCTGCTTGGCCTTCTCACGGGACTTGCGCACGGCGATGTTGTTGCgctcgcggcggcggcggtaCTCGTCGGAGCCCTTGTCGAGCAGCTTCTTGCCGGCCGAGCTGCGGTGCGGCTGCGGCTTGGCGGGGGGCGCGCCCAGGGGCCGCAGTCCGGCAGCGGACGCGGCGAGAGCCCCGTTGTGGTGCGTCGGAGGTCCTCCGCCGAGCCTGTGCAGCTGCGCTCCCTGAGGTGGCGGGGGTGGCGGTGGCAGGCCCAGGGGCCCTTGGGGCGGCGCCAGACCATGCGGCTGACCCGACGAGAACACGGCCACAGGCCTGAGCGTAGGCGCGGCCGAGGGGGCCCCGCCGTGCAGGCCCGGAAAAGCGAGCAGGCCGCGGCCGTAGGGCTGCTCGCGGCAGCTCGAGTACTCGGCCTGATCCAGCGGTTCTTGCTTGATGCCGAGCCCCGCCTCAGCGCCGTACCGGTGCTCGTTCAGGGACCCACCCTGGTGGGGCATGGAAAAGGCCTGGCCACCGTAACGCTTCTGCTGCTCTGTCAGCAGATCCGTGAAAAGAGTCTCCTCGAGGCTGCTCGACGAATGCGCCGAAGAAGAAGAGTCAGCGATGAAGCCTTGCAGATCGAATGACAATTCGGGTGTGTTCAGCTCGGCCAGGTCCGGCACGCAGCCGTCCGAGCCCAAGTCAAAGGCGCCCAGCTGAGACCGCGCGCCCAGCGCAGCGTTCAGCACCAGCGACGGCTGCTGTCGAGACGGATGCTTGAGGTCCTCGCTGCTCGCCGACTCATACAGATGGGGCGAGTCCATGCCGGACGACGCGTAACATGGCGAAAGTTGCACGCAGTGCTCAAAGTCAAAGCTTTTCCGCAGCGGAGAAGCCGTCGTGACCCGGGGGGCGCTGGCCAGTGACCACTCCACACACTGCCCTCGCCGGGCGCGCACCCCGACGATGCGCTCGGTCCTCGAATTTGCCGCGCGCACAAGTCCACACTCTCCGCACAGATTACTCAAGGCTGGCCTGCTTGCGCGACCCAGCCGAATGCAACGGTTCCCTCGGCGCCGGCCACGCACCACATTTATAGTGCGCCGCACTCTTTCGCAGCGCGCACGGCCGCCGGCGTGCGCCGCCGCGGTGTCGTCACTTTGCGGCGCGCTCATTGGCCGCCGCCAGGCTCTCCTCTGACGCGTGCGTGACGCTCCTCGGGGCGGGGCTGCCTCTCCCGCTGGAGAGGAGGACTCCGCTCGTGGCTCGCCTTTTTCCAACTTTCCCTAACATTCCGGAGCACGTGCTGGCGCCGAAGGCCAGGCTTGCCCCGCTCAAAAGTCAATTAGCCCGCGGAAGGGAAGCCCCCGCATCGATCGGACGCCACGTGAGGCCGCTTGGAGACAGCGCCGCTGGGCCCTGGCCAAGACCGGGCGGCTAAAAGCGCCCAAGGTCTCGGCCCGGTGGTggccggggaggggggggaggggggggttcgCCACCCTTCCGCTTCCACCCGCTCTGAATGAACACTGCGCTCCAGGGGCTCTTGGGACCGGGCTCTCCCGTTTGGGACACACCTGGGCCCGGACAAAATTAGCAACGACACGAGTGCGCTAGTCTCCACGATTATCGCTGGCGTCCGAGCGAAGCCCGTGGCACACCGCATAGTTCGGTGCGAAACAGCGACCTGACAAGTTCCGGAGCAGGTGGAAGCGGCAGGCACTTATGCGATATGATTTGCCACTGCGGGCATGCTGCAGAGACGCAGAATTACGGGGATATCTTTGGGCCTCATGATAAAAGCTTAGTCGTCAATATGGTCCAACAGTCAAAAGTGGTTCAGCCCGCCTTTTTCGCATTTCCTGGCTTTTGCCACACTGCACACAATACCTCGCTGCAATCTTTAGTTTCCtcagatttttattttttttttctctctccatcGCCCGCATTGGTGCCGTCATTCATGCAACATATCATTAGCAGAAAGCCGCGCGGACGCACCTGCATACCCTTCAATAGAATAGAAATCTCTCAATATGTCTTTTAGCCATATTAGTACACCTCTCTAAACGGCTATGCAGTTGTATTTTTCCTTACACACTGTGAGACGATTGCTTCTGACGAGATCCCTTAAATTGAGCATGTCTCATTAAAACTGTAGCAGGGAGTAAATGGGGGCTAACTCTACAATCAGTGAATATACATTACGTCAATGTTCGGCTGGTCCTGCATCCACTATTTCTATATATTTGTTAGGAAGCTCTAAGTATGCTTCCAATTGCCCTCCTCGCTTTTCAACTACGTACATAGTCCTGATAGCATCAAGTGCTTAGGGCTCTCGCGAGCACCCCCAACCCCCTCTTGTTCCCACTCCTCCGAAGAAAGGAAAATATGCGGCTGACGAGTACCCTTTTTGGCTCATTGTATTTGGTACAAAATTCCGTCATTTACTCTCCGCAGCATAAATATAATTGTCTTCAATTTTAGGATTGCTACGACTGCCTATCGATGCTGAAGCTGTCTAGCATTTGTCGTGTTTCCCGGAAAGCATACTATCTTGGaataaaatataaaaagaaaagagataGAAAAGGAACACAAATGTCCGTTCCTCTTTACAGCGGGGCCGCAAAGGTCAGGGATAGGCGCGGCCGAGAGACGCAGCTCCTTGGACGGATACGCACGACAGCCGGAGCCAGTACACTTTCACCCACGGCCCACTGGCGCGCTGTTACATTACGCCAGCAGGCTACTCCGCGTAATGTGAACGCCCGATGACAGGTTCGTGCGCCGCGAGTTCGGCGAGCGCGCTTGGATCCGGCGGTCGCTCTTTCCGCGGGCTACGAGTCAGTGGCGCCCTCGCACGCCGCCAACAGACAACTTAGGCGTCGTCTGCTGCCGCTGTTGGAGGACGCGCAGGCAGGTGCTTTGTAAGCACTCAACACGGGCCTGGCCGAattctgcttttcttttctttttccccggACACATATTTAAAGATACCAAAGCCTGGGAGCAGAAAACTAAGCTCTTGCATCCGCTTGAGAAGCAAGCTACGCGACAAATAGTAAGGCCCCCTCCTCCCTTTCGTTTCAGAACACAAAGGAACCACAAAGCCCGGCCACAGGGCCGTCATTACTTTCTTTCAATTTGATAATCTGTAATTCTGTCCATAAATGCCTGCCTTAGAGGCGACAATAACATCGTCACCTGCGTGTGTGACATCCCGGACTCCTGTGTCCCAATTGGTGAGCTGGGAACCCGAAAACGGAGGTTATTTATTACGGTCATAGCCGCGTGCTCTATGTGtcacgaaaaaagaaactgaatttTCTCGCGACATAAACCCACAGCCCGAAATTGACGAAATCAATGCTCAAATCGCACGCACAGACCTTACAAACATCGATTCTTGGCTACGTGCGCATACTTGCGAGGAAATTATAACAGTGGTTTTCATATTCCGAAAACTTGCGAGCATCTGCACGTAGAAATGAGAAATAGACAGAGGCGCAAAATCGAATGAGTATGCACGCACCTCGCTTGAAATCCAAGTTTTGAGTAATCCCTACACTAAATAAAATACCTGATGTACGGAGTCAATCCTAATCGCAGTCTGTCTGCATTAAATAGCTCACTCTAAAGAGAGCAAACTTTATAATGGTGCACATTTACCATCTCAAAAGTAACCGGCGATCACCTccttggaaaattgcaaaatcGGCCCGAGTTTGGATGTTTAAAATATTTTAGTTTTTCAATCGTAGTAAAATTTACGGAAGCGAACCATACGTTATACGTCACCAAGCGTCATGTTACGATTCTTAGATTTTAATGAGTTCGATGCTACATGAAGATCTAACGAAAAGTAAGCAGACTGTTATCAATATTTAACGTAAGAGGGCGGCGATTATTTGTGAGTGTAAACATGTGGACCCAGAGTGTAAGGGCTGCCGTGTTTAGTGCAGTGCTCAATCATCATCACTCATCGCACCTTTAGGTCCCCGTTCCCCCTCTCCCTGTGCAGAGTAACAAGCAAGAGagtgctagctcaggccgacctctcagcaTTCCTTTAAATAAATTATCTCTATCTCTCAATTTGCATTCATTAAAACGCGCTCGAAAATGCGCGGTTTTCAAGTCATGAGAGGGCACAGCTGTCACTGGTGCGAGTATCGGcccggaacaaaaaaaaagggaactTTCGATCTTTATACACTGAAGTCGATGCGCATTCAAATATTACAGGACGATATCAAACCCAATCTTGCATGAAATTAAGTACCGTACCTGTCACGGAGGTCAATATTCTACATTGACTCAAACACGCTCGAAATTAAATTGTCGATCATTGCTGTCAACGGCAATCAAAGAGCTAGGTCTGTAGCTTCCGAAATAACTTTTGTCACATCGAAGCGAAGAAACTGGGGCACGAAAAACGTACGATTGACAATCTGATTTTGCCGTTCATCACCTACCAGATAAACAAATTTATCACTGGATGGCTGTAAAAATTTATTTCTGTTGGATGACCTGTTttggggctagttggttgatAATTTAGGAAGCTATTGCAACACAAACAAAAACGAACACAAGATCAGACACTACGGGTGCCCGTGGTGTCTGGTCTTCGCTGCGATCgttgtgtttgtttttatttgcGCCGCAATGGCTTCATCATATTTCTGTGGCATTGTTATTTTTGAGTATGATAGAGTTACATTCACTCATGTGTATACCTTGCGTGCACAGAAGGGCACGTGTCCATAAAATGTGCACACAGTATCTGCGTTATGCTACTGCCGCGCCCATAAATAAGGACAGGAGACATATTGACTACTAATAATTTATTTGTGTCCTTTACACAATAAGCTCAGAGAATGCCGCAACCACCACAACTCGTGTGCCCAAGCATGGACAGCAAAGACAGTTACAAAAAGGAGAAACTCTCTCTGTCCACAGGTAACAAGCCTCGTTGAAAAATTAATGAAATGAACGCACTATACAAGTGTTTCAGCTTTATGGAGTGTCACATGCCCCAGTGAGTGAGTCACATGCCCCAGTGTGAGTTCAGAGTTGCGAAGAACCAGCAAGCAGCTTCTTGATGTCATTTTCAATAGCACTGGGCGCTGTCGTTGGCGAGTATCTACCTACAGGCTGTCCAGACTTGTTAACAAGGAATTTGGTAAAGTTCCATTTGATTTCGTCGCCCAAGGTACCCCCTTGACGATGCTTGAGAAACTTCCAAAGCGGGTGAGCGCCGTCGCCGTTCACGTCCACTTTGGCGAACATGTCGAACTTAACATCGTACGTCGACTTGCAGAAGTCCTCTATTTCCGCGTTGCTCCCAGGTTCCTGACTTCCGAACTGGTTGCAGGGAAATGCCAGGATGCTCAGAGGTGGATCGTTGGAAGCGTACTTGTCGTGCAGTGCCTGCAGCTGCCTGTAGTTGGAGTCGGTGAAGCCACATCGAGAGGCAACATTCACTACCAGTACAACGTGACCGGCGTATTTTCTAAGGGAGACGTTCACGCCCTTGATATCTTCCGCGGTGAAATCGTAGACGGAGCAGGCATCCTTCCAATTTTCCCCCGAAGCCATGTCACGGCCCGGTGACAATGGTTCAGCTAATAGGTTAGCTGGGCAGCTCAGCAGGTCACTTTCTTCTTCCGCTAACACGCCTGTAGCAGCGATGCACGAAGCACAGGTGATAAATGCAAACACAACTTGCATTTTCTGGCACTCCAGAGAAGCAGCACACCGTAGCAGTCACAATCGAACGCCGCACGGGGCAGTGTCGGCATCTATCGTTGTCTAGTAAAACCATAAATTTATCAGCATTATTCTTTAGCTATAAAATATTAAATTTTGTAATATTGGTGGTACATTTTGAGTTTGTTTTTATCAAAAGCAAACACCATGCAGTTTTGCAgatattttctttaaaaaaaacttCTTTGTATAAAGGAGGTGGCGCCTTCTGAGGCACAGAAAAAGTACTACGCGGAGCGGCACACTCAAATTTGGTTTGTGCTTGCTTTGAGCGTGGTTTTGATCGATTCTTGCATTGGCAATGCTACcactgccacggccgctggattaaaaaggAAAACAAGAAGTTTTCCAGCAGCTGTGTCACTGCTTGCGGATGCACGGAGGCGGCGATAACGAAAATTCAGGAGCTGAGTCGGTAACCTCGCGAATGACGTAGACTGTAGAAAACAAAAAGTTTTCCAGCGGCCGTGTCACTGCCTACGGATGCCGGCTACACGGAGGCGGGGAtaacgaaaattaaaaaaaaaaaaaaaactatggagttttacgtgccaaaccaagatctgattatgaggcacgccgtagtggtgaactccggaataatttcgaccacctcgggttgtttaacgtgcacctaaatctaagtacacgggtgttttcacatttcgcccccaaggaaatgcggccgccgtggccgggattcgatcccgcaacctcgtgcttagcagcaaaaCACTATAGCATTAAGGATAACGAATATTCAGCAGCTGAGTAGGTTACAGTGTGGTAACCTCGCGAGCGACGTAGACTGCAGAAAACAAAAAAGTTTTCCAGCAGCCGTGTCACTGTCTACGCGGATGCCGGCTGCACGGAGGCGGGGATAACGAAAATTCAGCAGCTGAGGCTACTCTGTGGTAACATCGCGAACGACGTAGactgcagaaacaaaaaaaagttttccagCGGCCGTGTCACTGCCTACGGATGCCGGCTACACGGAGGCGGGGATAACGAAAATTCAGCAGCTGAGTCGGTTACCATGTGGTAACCTCGCGAACGACGTAGactgcagaaaacaaaaaaagttttccAGCGGCCGTGTCACTGCCTACGGATGCCGGCTACACGGAGGCGGGGATAACGAAAATTCAGCAGCTGAGTCGGTTACCATGTGGTAACCTCGCGAACGACGTAGACTGCAGAAAACAAAAAGTTTTCCAGTGGCCGTGTCACTGCCTACGGATGCCGGCTACATGAAGGCGGGGATAACGAAAATTCGGCAGCTGAGTCGGTTACCATGTGGTAACCTCGCGAACGACGTAAACTGCAGAAAACAAAAAGTTTTCCAGCGGCCGTGTACGGATGCTGGCTACACGGAGGCGGGGATAACGAAAATTCAGCAGCTGAGTCGGTTACCATGTGGTAACCTCGAGAACGACGTAGACTgccgaaaacaaaaacaaaaaaaaagttttccagCGGCCGTGTACGGATGCCGGCTACATGAAGGCGGGGATAACGAAAATTCGGCAGCTGAGTCGGTTACCATGTGGTAACCTCGCGAACGACGTAAACTGCAGAAAACAAAAAGTTTTCCAGCGGCCGTGTACGGATGCTGGCTACACGGAGGCGGGGATAACGAAAATTCTGCAGCTGAGTCGGTTACCATGTGGTAACCTCGAGAACGACGTAGACtgctgaaaacaaaacaaaacaaaaaaaaaaaaaaagttttccagCGGCCGTGTACGGATGCTGGCTACACGGAGGCGGGGATAACGAAAATTCAGCAGCTGAGTCGGTTACCATGTGGTAACCTCGAGAACGACGTAGACtgctgaaaacaaaacaaaacaaaaaaaaaaaagttttccagCGGCCGTGTACGGATGCTGGCTACACGGAGGCGGGGATAACGAAAATTCAGCAGCTGAGTCGGTTACCATGTGGTAACCTCGAGAACGACGTAGACtgccgaaaacaaaaaaaaaaaaaaaaaaaaaaaaaaacgttttccagCGGCCGTGTACGGATGCTGGCTACACGGAGGCGGGGATAACGAAAATGCAGCAGCTGAGTCGGTTACCATGTAGTAACTTCGCGAACGACGTAGACTGCGTTCTGTAGCTGCGCTGCTGGCTCAGCGAAGTGCACGTTTGAGTTCTTTCACCGATTTGAATACTCGCTTTCCTACGAGGTAGATTGGCTTCTAAACTGAAATATGCGAAGCCAATACCTATACAGTCCCCTTAGCACCAGCGCACACTACTGGACAAAAACGCGTAGGTCCAACTCGAATCGATCGTTTCTCTTTAAAAATGTACTCGACACTATTTCCCCTTTACCTGCTCTTCTCTGTGCGTGTGAATCCTCTAATCCCAGTGTTAATGTTCGTGCATACCTAACATAAGTTCACTTCTCCAAAGGCTCGGGAAGCTGCGTCTACAACCTccatctaaataaataaataaataaataaataaataaataaataaataaataaataaataaataaataaataaataaataaataaataaataaataaatgcaagcCGCTCCTATCGAAGACTGATCACTCCTATATTTTTTGCCAGTAACTTTCGCGTAAGAGCCCGAACCATGTGTTCTAGTCGATGTGTTTATACAGATCGAGTCCCTATCATGCAAAATGTGTTAAGTGCAGTGAGAGGTTGGGTGTTATAACTACTGTCACAGAACTATTAAGCGGCAGGTGTACTACCCCGTGGTGATTGTCCCGAAGTGTTCAGGTGTCATACGAATTTGTGCAGACTTGACCAAGCTCAACTATTAACATGATGTGGCATTTCCGCCCATTTCCTTCCACTGAACACGTTCTGGTCCTGCTGCGAAACACAAATTTCTTGAGCAAGCTGGATGCAAACTCCGACTTCTGGTCGATAACACTGAACAAAGAAAGAATGTGCACGACATTCAGAACGCTCATAACACCGCTCTGACGTTCTTGCTTGAACCCCGTGTCATTCGAAACATTGCCTGCATCAGAACATATTGAAAGGCGCCTGGCCACATTGCTGAATGGTCTCCGCAGTTTGTTACGTCACATGGATGTTTTTATTTGGGGCTCCAGTTAAGCTGAGCGAGCATATGGCAAATGCCTCTAGGTGGCAATGAAGCGCATGAGACAGGTATGAGATGACGATAAACAAGGACAAATGCACCTACAATCAACCCTCTAGCAAGTGACTCTTCTTGGCGACACCAGCAGCAGCTATGACATTTGAACAGCCAATGAGAAAGTAGAAAGTAGAAAGTTGAGAAAAGGCTGTCACATCCCCCCAAAAAACAAAAGAGGACTTCCAACGCCTCTTTGGGATGTCCATGCACATTGCTCGATTTGTTTCTAACGCAGTGGCTCCTGCAGCCATTTTCCAGCATGGTGAGCTCCAAACACAACTTTGTATGGGCAAAGCCGCAACCTGAGCCTTACAAAAGTGCAGAGCTTCTCTCGTCAAACCGTATCATAGGCATGCTCTTAACGCGCGctcttccgaaaagacaacggGTGCGACAGCAACGTGCGGCTGCCTTACTCACGTGTTGCAAACAAGACGATAAATGTATACGTTACAACATACGCAACTGAAGCTGGGCGAACATATCAGGAGAAAATGTGCACAGAGCGGTTGGGCAGGTACCCCAACAACTGCGCGTCGATTAAAACCTAACCTACTGCGAACTAAGCACACAGAACCTAGACCGCCTAGCAGGGTCACGTGTTCGGCCGACTTTATCAGGGAGAAGAAACGAAGAGGATGGCTTCACAGAGAGTTGGCTAGCGAAGGCTGattgcgtgacgtaatgctcccttcCATGATTGGAACTATATATATAGTTTccaaaattactagagggaaatcGGGCGCCAGTGTCTATGGAAGTTCtttacttctttctggggttttacgtgccaaaaccagttctgattatgaggcacgccgtagtggatggctccggattaattttgaccacctggggttctttaacgtgcactacaacgcaagcacacgggcggttttgcatttcgcctccatcgaaatgcggccgccgcggccgggattcgatcccgcgatctcgtgctcagcagcgcaacgccttagctgattgagccaccccggcgggtgtctatggaagttgccatagagtagctttataatgccttgttcctcggtttcgcaagatacagcctcccggtgctaggaAACACCttcaaaacaaacctgcgtgtactccagggactatacaagctcaagccctaaggacatgtctcggtcttccgaagtgtgcgtctacggcggcaacgattgtcatagcgcgagatcccccaatatcaacgtacttagccaccgacgcgctcagggcgcatattcggcacgttgcccgactaccttcccaccatcttgcatcttt
The DNA window shown above is from Dermacentor silvarum isolate Dsil-2018 chromosome 1, BIME_Dsil_1.4, whole genome shotgun sequence and carries:
- the LOC119432498 gene encoding CCAAT/enhancer-binding protein delta, whose protein sequence is MDSPHLYESASSEDLKHPSRQQPSLVLNAALGARSQLGAFDLGSDGCVPDLAELNTPELSFDLQGFIADSSSSAHSSSSLEETLFTDLLTEQQKRYGGQAFSMPHQGGSLNEHRYGAEAGLGIKQEPLDQAEYSSCREQPYGRGLLAFPGLHGGAPSAAPTLRPVAVFSSGQPHGLAPPQGPLGLPPPPPPPQGAQLHRLGGGPPTHHNGALAASAAGLRPLGAPPAKPQPHRSSAGKKLLDKGSDEYRRRRERNNIAVRKSREKAKQRSRDTERKVSELNRENDSLRKKVELLTKELAVLKSLLTNVGVPPENVDSEIARSLQGY
- the LOC119432506 gene encoding glutathione peroxidase, encoding MQVVFAFITCASCIAATGVLAEEESDLLSCPANLLAEPLSPGRDMASGENWKDACSVYDFTAEDIKGVNVSLRKYAGHVVLVVNVASRCGFTDSNYRQLQALHDKYASNDPPLSILAFPCNQFGSQEPGSNAEIEDFCKSTYDVKFDMFAKVDVNGDGAHPLWKFLKHRQGGTLGDEIKWNFTKFLVNKSGQPVGRYSPTTAPSAIENDIKKLLAGSSQL